A part of Candidatus Binatia bacterium genomic DNA contains:
- a CDS encoding glycoside hydrolase family 3 C-terminal domain-containing protein gives MSAEEANDDPDREQAFEKVAAMTLKEKVGLMSGRLFNMLLLPFHHGVMKQYNRSPYHNSSVKRLDVPSMRFCDGPRGVVSQNSTCFPVAMARGATFDTALEERVGKAIAKEIIAAGGNFFGGVCINLLRHPAWGRAQETYGEDPHLLGRMGVAVTEGVQSLGVMACVKHFALNSMENARFKVDVTCSERTLREVYLPHFKECVDAGAASVMTAYNKVHGEYCGQNEMLIRGVLKGEWGFEGFVISDFVWGIHDTAQGAQNGMDVEMPWPTHFGRKLLKAVKSGRVAEKHVDEAALRIVSTILRFDEVLQENAVDPSVVACEEHRQLARTVAEKSMTLLKNDNGVLPLRRRDLKRVAVIGELADTANVGDHGSSKVVPPYAITPLDGLRTHLGSDVEIDYCPGTDLAAVTAASQSADAVVLVVGNRHSDEGEYIMNSKRSPGGDRDELSLRESDVEQIKAAARGNPNTVVVLIGGSAITTSEWEQDVAAILFAYYPGMEGGNALAATLFGDVNPGGKLPFTIPTDSAHLPFFDKEAESIEYGYYHGYTLLDREAVEPAYAFGWGGSYTRFELSAPAFSADGDQFRAGVTVRNSGECAGDEVVQLYVGCSQSSVDRPKKVLRDFERVSLQPGESIRVELSVDRNTMRWYDEADGAWRLEAVPYDLHIGTSSRDQDLSTGVVSVDPLS, from the coding sequence ATGTCGGCTGAAGAAGCGAACGACGATCCGGATCGGGAGCAGGCCTTCGAGAAGGTCGCGGCCATGACCCTCAAGGAGAAGGTCGGACTCATGTCCGGGCGGCTCTTCAACATGCTTCTCTTGCCGTTCCACCATGGCGTGATGAAGCAGTACAACCGCAGCCCGTACCACAACTCCTCCGTCAAGCGGCTCGACGTGCCGTCGATGCGATTCTGCGATGGGCCGCGCGGTGTCGTCAGTCAGAACTCGACTTGCTTTCCCGTCGCGATGGCACGGGGCGCAACGTTCGATACGGCGCTGGAGGAACGGGTCGGCAAGGCAATCGCGAAGGAGATCATTGCCGCTGGCGGGAACTTCTTCGGCGGCGTCTGCATCAACCTGCTTCGTCATCCGGCATGGGGACGAGCCCAGGAAACCTACGGTGAGGATCCTCACCTTCTTGGACGCATGGGTGTCGCGGTCACGGAGGGCGTACAGTCACTGGGCGTCATGGCCTGCGTGAAACACTTTGCCCTGAACAGCATGGAGAACGCCCGATTCAAGGTGGATGTCACCTGCTCGGAGCGAACACTGCGGGAGGTCTACCTGCCGCACTTCAAGGAATGTGTGGATGCGGGGGCCGCCAGTGTGATGACGGCGTACAACAAGGTGCACGGCGAGTACTGTGGTCAGAACGAAATGCTGATCCGGGGCGTCTTGAAAGGGGAGTGGGGATTCGAAGGGTTCGTCATTAGTGATTTCGTTTGGGGAATCCACGATACGGCCCAGGGGGCTCAGAATGGCATGGATGTCGAGATGCCCTGGCCGACCCATTTTGGCCGCAAGCTCCTGAAGGCGGTGAAATCGGGTCGGGTCGCTGAGAAGCATGTGGATGAGGCCGCGTTGCGAATCGTGAGCACGATCCTGCGCTTCGACGAGGTCTTGCAAGAGAACGCCGTCGATCCGTCCGTCGTCGCGTGCGAGGAGCACCGGCAGCTCGCTCGGACGGTCGCCGAGAAGTCGATGACGTTGCTCAAGAACGACAACGGCGTGCTGCCGCTACGGCGCCGTGACCTGAAGCGAGTCGCGGTCATCGGCGAGCTGGCGGACACGGCCAATGTTGGGGATCACGGCTCCAGCAAAGTCGTTCCGCCCTACGCAATTACGCCGCTCGATGGACTCCGGACTCATCTCGGGAGCGATGTCGAGATCGACTATTGCCCGGGCACGGATCTCGCCGCTGTCACCGCGGCCAGCCAGTCGGCCGACGCGGTCGTTCTCGTCGTGGGGAACCGCCACAGCGACGAAGGCGAGTACATCATGAACTCGAAGCGGTCGCCCGGCGGCGATCGCGACGAGCTGTCGTTGCGAGAGAGCGACGTCGAGCAGATCAAGGCAGCCGCTCGCGGAAACCCCAACACGGTCGTGGTGTTGATCGGGGGCAGCGCGATCACGACCTCGGAGTGGGAGCAGGACGTGGCCGCGATCTTGTTCGCGTACTATCCCGGGATGGAGGGCGGAAACGCGTTGGCGGCCACGCTCTTCGGGGACGTGAATCCCGGCGGCAAGCTGCCATTCACGATTCCAACGGACTCGGCGCACCTGCCGTTCTTCGACAAGGAAGCCGAATCGATCGAGTACGGCTACTATCATGGGTACACGCTGCTCGATCGCGAGGCGGTCGAACCGGCCTATGCGTTCGGGTGGGGTGGCTCGTATACTCGATTCGAGCTCTCCGCCCCGGCGTTCTCTGCCGACGGCGATCAGTTCCGCGCAGGCGTCACCGTGCGGAATTCAGGTGAGTGTGCCGGCGATGAAGTCGTTCAGCTCTACGTAGGTTGCAGTCAGTCTAGCGTTGATCGCCCCAAGAAAGTGCTGCGCGACTTCGAGCGAGTTTCGCTGCAGCCTGGGGAGTCGATTCGCGTCGAGTTGAGCGTCGATCGAAACACGATGCGTTGGTACGATGAAGCCGACGGCGCGTGGAGGCTCGAAGCCGTGCCCTATGACCTCCATATCGGCACGAGCAGCAGGGATCAGGACTTGTCGACCGGTGTCGTCTCGGTCGACCCCCTCAGTTGA
- a CDS encoding amidohydrolase family protein, with amino-acid sequence MNVDELPLLSADSHVEEPHLLWHDGLPAAMRARAPRVLVPEESSAEDFGRRIGAGVSFKHEARSMNVDKTGGLDDAEVRLRTSDPEWRFKILREDGVAGEVIYPTSGLQVWAAEDAEVGAACCRIYNDWIHDRLESKSPRFRCAGLIPTWNVEDAVSEVKRIADLGLGAALLPLVGTPDWNHRQWEPLLSTIEEIGFPIVMHQGTGHDMLFYRGRGASVANLLATQSMAPRTAGLLATSGVLQDHPGLHFVFVECNASWLSWAMETLDHYSVAFQGYEGWVKPVLPEPPSAYLRRQIHGTFQVDSVAIANVPRTGVEPLLWGSDYPHMEGTYPNSRKTVADLFGGLTPEQAADIGHATTARLFGFEPEVLTSPV; translated from the coding sequence ATGAACGTGGACGAGCTTCCGCTGTTGTCGGCCGACAGTCATGTCGAAGAACCGCATCTTCTCTGGCACGACGGGCTCCCCGCGGCGATGCGCGCGCGCGCGCCGCGCGTTCTCGTTCCCGAGGAGAGCTCCGCCGAGGATTTTGGTCGTCGCATTGGGGCAGGTGTGTCGTTCAAGCACGAGGCCCGAAGCATGAACGTGGACAAGACCGGGGGGCTCGACGACGCGGAGGTCCGCCTGCGAACGTCCGATCCAGAGTGGCGGTTCAAGATCCTGCGGGAAGACGGAGTTGCCGGTGAGGTGATCTACCCGACCTCCGGCCTCCAGGTCTGGGCCGCCGAGGATGCGGAGGTGGGTGCGGCCTGCTGCCGAATTTACAACGACTGGATTCATGACCGCCTGGAGTCGAAATCGCCACGTTTTCGTTGCGCGGGGCTCATCCCCACCTGGAATGTCGAGGACGCCGTTTCCGAGGTGAAACGTATCGCGGATCTCGGCCTCGGCGCAGCGCTGTTGCCGCTCGTCGGTACGCCGGATTGGAATCACCGGCAATGGGAGCCGCTTCTCTCGACGATCGAGGAGATCGGGTTTCCCATCGTCATGCACCAGGGGACCGGTCACGATATGTTGTTCTACCGTGGGCGCGGTGCGAGCGTGGCGAACTTGTTGGCGACGCAGTCCATGGCGCCGCGCACGGCGGGGCTCCTCGCCACCTCGGGTGTGCTCCAGGACCATCCGGGTCTGCACTTCGTGTTCGTCGAGTGCAATGCGAGCTGGCTGTCCTGGGCGATGGAAACGCTCGATCACTACTCTGTCGCCTTCCAGGGATACGAAGGCTGGGTGAAGCCGGTTCTCCCAGAGCCCCCGAGCGCCTATTTGCGCCGCCAGATCCACGGCACGTTCCAAGTCGACAGCGTCGCGATCGCGAACGTCCCGCGTACGGGCGTCGAGCCGCTCTTGTGGGGCTCGGACTATCCCCACATGGAGGGAACCTACCCGAACTCGCGCAAGACTGTGGCCGATCTCTTCGGAGGTCTTACTCCAGAACAGGCGGCCGACATTGGCCACGCAACGACGGCGCGACTCTTCGGCTTCGAACCCGAGGTACTGACCTCGCCGGTATGA
- a CDS encoding DUF3604 domain-containing protein, with protein MKKLLLYSSAFVLGTLLILLGAGWILFRGTFGQPPMKNSIEGARLPDDVTTERRQEQAEAAARIGAPGDSSQILFGDLHVHTTFSIDAFAFSLPVFQGEGAHPPADACDFARYCAGLDFWSINDHAEALAPRLWSEIKDSIRQCNAVAGSPENPDVVAFLGWEWTQASPTPEGHFGHKNVILLGTAEDEVPTRPIAATDGGIDSLRAMRFASVADPLRAADYQDFNRYVRESYEIERCPVGRPVRELPTDCYEEAATPGVLFEKLDEWGFPALVIPHGTTWGIHAPPTASLGHQLSTRQHDPQRQRLFEVYSGHGASETYRDLRHVIPDGDGGYSCPEPSDDFEPCCWRAGEILRDRCGALPSEDCEERVARARQNFVDAAVAGGAQAVFRHEVVPGSTPEDWLNCGQIQNEFLPAFTYRPGMSAQSGLALGDFSADGPPARFRYGLIGSSDTHAARPGTGYKEVHRTGMSDARGMDLGFSSSAKARPPRSIPPEEISAINSSMDERSASFFYTGGLAAVHSAGRSREAIFDALERREVYGTSGDRILLWFDLLAAEGRRPMGSEISLGEIPRFEVRAVGAFEQLPGCPEHVREGLTPERLHRLCLDECYSPSDQRKRISQIEVVRIHPQRTPDEPLAQLIEDPWLTLPCPESREGCIAQFEDADFVGSGRETVYYVRAIQAPSLAVNGDTLRCERDADGNCTSMAPCFPTGPDSDPTDDCLAPVQERAWSSPIFVQPVERPTARSTSTSTSTSTDERADPRERDHDSDA; from the coding sequence ATGAAGAAGCTGCTCCTCTATTCCAGCGCATTCGTGCTCGGAACCCTCCTGATCCTACTGGGGGCCGGCTGGATTCTCTTCCGGGGAACGTTCGGCCAGCCGCCAATGAAGAATTCGATCGAGGGAGCGCGACTCCCCGACGACGTGACGACCGAACGTCGCCAGGAGCAAGCCGAGGCCGCCGCACGTATCGGCGCCCCGGGCGACTCCAGCCAGATTCTCTTCGGGGACCTTCATGTTCACACGACCTTTTCGATCGACGCGTTCGCGTTCAGCCTGCCGGTATTCCAAGGGGAAGGTGCGCACCCTCCTGCGGATGCTTGTGACTTCGCCCGCTACTGTGCCGGACTAGATTTCTGGAGCATCAACGATCACGCCGAGGCGTTAGCCCCGCGCCTCTGGAGCGAGATCAAAGACTCGATCCGCCAGTGCAACGCGGTAGCCGGGAGCCCGGAGAACCCAGACGTCGTTGCGTTTCTCGGGTGGGAGTGGACGCAGGCTTCCCCGACCCCGGAGGGCCACTTCGGCCACAAGAACGTGATCCTTCTCGGGACGGCGGAAGACGAGGTTCCAACCCGACCCATCGCTGCGACCGACGGCGGGATCGACAGCTTGCGGGCCATGCGCTTTGCCAGCGTGGCGGACCCGCTTCGCGCCGCCGACTACCAAGACTTCAACCGATACGTACGGGAGAGCTACGAGATCGAACGGTGTCCGGTGGGCCGGCCGGTGCGAGAGCTACCGACAGACTGCTACGAGGAGGCGGCCACCCCAGGGGTCTTGTTTGAAAAGCTCGACGAGTGGGGCTTCCCCGCCTTGGTCATTCCGCACGGGACGACCTGGGGGATCCACGCACCCCCGACCGCTTCGCTCGGGCACCAACTCTCGACGCGGCAGCACGACCCACAGCGCCAGCGACTGTTCGAGGTGTATTCCGGGCACGGCGCCTCCGAAACCTATCGAGACCTGCGGCACGTGATCCCCGATGGCGACGGCGGCTACTCCTGCCCAGAGCCGAGCGACGACTTCGAGCCCTGCTGCTGGCGAGCCGGCGAGATCCTCCGCGATCGCTGCGGCGCCTTGCCGAGCGAGGACTGCGAGGAACGAGTCGCTCGAGCGCGGCAGAACTTCGTCGATGCGGCGGTCGCGGGCGGGGCGCAGGCCGTATTCCGACACGAGGTCGTGCCCGGCTCCACGCCCGAGGACTGGCTCAATTGCGGCCAGATCCAGAACGAGTTCCTGCCGGCCTTCACCTACCGTCCCGGAATGAGCGCACAGTCGGGACTCGCGCTCGGAGACTTCTCCGCAGACGGCCCGCCGGCGCGCTTTCGGTACGGACTGATCGGCTCGAGCGACACCCACGCCGCACGACCCGGGACGGGCTATAAGGAAGTCCACCGGACCGGGATGAGCGATGCCCGCGGGATGGACCTCGGCTTCTCGTCGAGCGCCAAGGCTCGCCCCCCTCGGTCGATCCCCCCCGAGGAGATCTCGGCCATCAATTCTTCGATGGACGAACGCAGCGCCTCGTTTTTCTATACCGGGGGACTCGCAGCGGTGCACTCAGCCGGACGGAGTCGCGAAGCCATCTTCGACGCACTCGAGCGGCGCGAGGTGTACGGCACCTCCGGGGACCGGATTCTTCTGTGGTTCGATCTCCTCGCGGCCGAGGGCCGGCGACCGATGGGATCCGAGATCAGCCTCGGAGAGATCCCCCGATTCGAAGTGCGCGCCGTCGGAGCCTTCGAGCAGCTGCCCGGCTGCCCCGAACACGTCCGGGAGGGTCTCACACCCGAGCGACTCCACCGCCTCTGTCTAGACGAGTGCTACTCGCCCTCCGACCAGCGCAAGCGCATCTCACAAATCGAAGTCGTCCGCATCCACCCGCAGCGGACGCCGGACGAACCCTTGGCACAGCTCATCGAGGATCCGTGGCTCACCCTCCCCTGCCCGGAAAGCCGGGAGGGGTGCATCGCGCAGTTCGAGGATGCGGACTTCGTCGGGTCGGGTCGCGAGACCGTCTACTATGTCCGCGCGATTCAAGCGCCCAGTCTCGCGGTGAACGGCGACACGCTTCGCTGCGAGCGAGACGCGGACGGGAACTGCACGTCCATGGCTCCCTGCTTCCCCACCGGACCAGACTCCGACCCCACCGACGATTGCCTCGCGCCTGTGCAGGAACGAGCGTGGTCCTCGCCCATCTTCGTTCAGCCCGTCGAACGACCGACAGCCCGCTCCACCTCCACCTCCACCTCCACCTCCACCGACGAGCGAGCGGATCCGAGAGAGAGAGACCACGACTCCGATGCGTAG
- a CDS encoding winged helix DNA-binding protein: MATKRSRNGAPDLDQFRKHNLGWLLLQISDDFFRFVGPQLAARGHTLMRTQHATVLTLLPLEGARITDLARAAGITKQAMALTVGDLEKFGYLERAPDPSDGRAKIVRLSEAGLGMLRDAQEAVEGAWKRYAGMVGERQLRSIRKGLDELLEQIDTARAMKSGQESSGTPSRPARERRGA; this comes from the coding sequence GTGGCCACCAAGAGGTCCCGGAATGGAGCGCCCGACCTGGATCAGTTCAGGAAGCACAACCTGGGCTGGCTCCTGCTTCAGATCAGCGACGATTTCTTTCGTTTCGTCGGCCCGCAGTTGGCAGCCCGGGGCCACACCCTCATGCGGACGCAGCACGCGACTGTGCTGACTCTACTTCCGCTAGAAGGGGCTCGAATCACAGACCTTGCCCGTGCGGCGGGAATCACAAAACAGGCAATGGCCCTGACCGTGGGAGATCTCGAGAAGTTCGGGTACCTGGAACGGGCACCGGATCCTTCCGACGGACGTGCGAAGATCGTTCGGTTGAGCGAGGCCGGCCTCGGTATGTTGCGCGACGCGCAGGAGGCCGTTGAGGGAGCTTGGAAACGCTACGCCGGCATGGTGGGCGAGCGCCAACTTCGGTCCATCCGCAAAGGTCTGGATGAGTTGCTCGAGCAGATCGATACCGCCCGCGCGATGAAAAGCGGTCAAGAGTCGAGCGGCACCCCGAGCCGGCCCGCGCGCGAGCGCCGAGGCGCCTGA
- a CDS encoding sugar porter family MFS transporter, which yields MSTTGSSGGDFAFVVRISIVATIGGFLFGFDSGVINGTVDGLKTAFASDSVGTGFNVASMLLGCAVGAFFAGRLADGLGRRALLLLSAAFFTVSALGSGIATTSSEFVLYRILGGLAVGAASVMAPAYISEVAPAEVRGRLATIQQIAIITGLFLAFVSNYLLAGFAGSAIGPLWLGYEAWRWMFWIEAAPAVVFLIALLTIPESPRFLVMKGRLEDARAVLARLYGESAGSAKVAEIDASLASDHHRPSLSDLFDRESGRVRRIVWLGVGLASLQQLVGINVVFYYGAVLWQSVGFSEANALLINVITGAVSIAACVITMALIDRIGRKPFLWLGSIGMSATLGTMTLAFAGADVDASGGLLLSDAAGTTALVAANAYVFFFNMSWGPVMWVMLGEMFPNQIRGSGLAVAGLVQWTSNFAITMTFPIMLTSIGLAGAYGFYTVCAVVSVFFVIAMVHETKGQELESMQG from the coding sequence GTGAGCACGACAGGTTCCAGCGGAGGGGACTTCGCGTTCGTCGTTCGCATCAGCATCGTCGCCACGATCGGCGGCTTCCTCTTTGGATTCGACAGTGGCGTGATCAACGGGACGGTCGACGGTCTGAAGACCGCCTTCGCGTCCGATAGCGTCGGCACCGGGTTCAACGTCGCGTCCATGCTGCTCGGGTGCGCGGTCGGAGCGTTCTTCGCCGGACGACTCGCCGACGGCTTGGGCCGGCGGGCCCTGCTGCTCCTATCCGCTGCGTTCTTCACGGTGAGCGCCCTCGGCTCGGGGATCGCCACGACGTCGTCGGAGTTCGTCCTCTACCGGATCCTCGGCGGGCTCGCGGTCGGCGCGGCGAGCGTCATGGCACCCGCATACATCAGCGAGGTTGCGCCGGCCGAGGTGCGCGGACGCCTGGCCACGATCCAGCAGATCGCGATCATCACCGGCCTCTTCCTCGCCTTCGTGAGCAACTACCTGCTGGCGGGCTTTGCGGGATCGGCGATCGGTCCGCTGTGGCTCGGCTACGAAGCGTGGCGATGGATGTTCTGGATCGAAGCGGCTCCAGCCGTCGTATTCCTGATCGCCCTGCTCACGATCCCAGAGAGCCCCCGCTTTCTCGTGATGAAAGGGCGCCTGGAAGACGCGCGCGCCGTGCTCGCGCGACTGTACGGCGAGTCGGCCGGGTCCGCGAAGGTGGCCGAGATCGATGCGTCCCTCGCCAGCGACCATCACCGGCCGTCGCTTTCCGACCTCTTCGATCGAGAGAGCGGACGGGTCCGTCGAATCGTTTGGCTCGGGGTCGGCCTGGCCTCACTCCAGCAACTCGTGGGCATCAACGTCGTGTTCTACTACGGCGCGGTTCTCTGGCAGTCCGTCGGCTTCTCCGAAGCCAATGCGCTCTTGATCAATGTGATCACCGGCGCGGTGAGCATCGCCGCGTGCGTCATCACGATGGCCCTCATCGATCGGATCGGCCGAAAGCCCTTCTTGTGGCTCGGGTCGATCGGGATGAGCGCGACTCTCGGAACCATGACACTCGCCTTCGCGGGCGCTGATGTAGACGCGTCAGGCGGGCTGCTCTTGAGCGATGCTGCGGGTACGACCGCCCTGGTGGCGGCCAACGCCTACGTCTTCTTTTTCAACATGTCCTGGGGGCCCGTCATGTGGGTGATGCTCGGCGAGATGTTCCCAAACCAGATCCGCGGGTCAGGCCTCGCGGTTGCGGGGTTGGTTCAGTGGACCTCGAACTTCGCCATCACCATGACCTTCCCGATCATGCTCACGTCGATCGGGCTGGCCGGCGCCTATGGCTTCTACACGGTGTGCGCCGTCGTGTCCGTGTTCTTCGTCATCGCGATGGTACACGAAACGAAAGGACAGGAACTGGAGAGCATGCAGGGCTGA
- a CDS encoding MarR family winged helix-turn-helix transcriptional regulator yields the protein MCLGNDFFRRSGPEFYRRGYTGLTKAHSVVLTHLPLGGARVTDLARTARVTKQAIGPLVTDMERLGYVERLRDPSDARAKIVRFTEKGLGLVQDAREVVAETWSQYAEILGEERLEAVREGLDEILARLDQARDD from the coding sequence ATGTGTCTTGGGAACGATTTCTTCCGCCGGAGTGGGCCCGAGTTCTACCGGCGCGGATACACGGGGCTCACCAAGGCCCATTCGGTCGTCCTGACGCACCTTCCGTTAGGAGGGGCCCGCGTGACTGACCTCGCCCGCACCGCGCGAGTGACGAAGCAGGCGATCGGCCCCCTGGTCACGGACATGGAGCGGCTCGGCTACGTCGAGCGGCTTCGCGACCCCAGTGACGCGCGCGCCAAGATCGTGCGGTTCACGGAGAAGGGTCTGGGCCTCGTCCAAGATGCCCGCGAGGTCGTGGCCGAGACGTGGTCGCAGTACGCGGAGATCCTCGGCGAGGAACGACTCGAGGCGGTTCGCGAGGGATTGGACGAGATCCTCGCCCGTCTCGACCAAGCACGCGACGACTGA
- a CDS encoding enoyl-CoA hydratase/isomerase family protein: protein MSESGVLDVRKDGKIAHVRLNRPEALNAANPELHHRLAEVWTELAVDASLHAVVLSGAGKSFCAGGDLGLIESMANDPAIRASTLQEAERLVKELMGFPLPIIASIHGAAVGLGCSLASLSDVVVMEESSFLADPHVSVGLVAGDGGAVVWPLLMSLQRAKYYLFSGERIPASTAKEIGLANEVVPDGTAGTRAIEIATAFARQPRQALMDTKRAVNLHLQRAAQGVLEFSLAAEAVSSGSEEHRKIVQKMREKANRKS from the coding sequence ATGAGTGAATCCGGCGTTCTCGATGTCCGAAAGGACGGCAAAATTGCGCACGTCCGGCTGAACCGTCCGGAGGCGCTGAACGCAGCGAATCCCGAGCTGCACCATCGCCTGGCGGAGGTTTGGACCGAGCTTGCGGTCGACGCCTCGCTCCACGCGGTGGTCCTCTCGGGCGCGGGCAAGTCGTTCTGCGCGGGGGGCGACCTCGGGTTGATCGAGAGCATGGCCAACGATCCGGCGATACGAGCCTCGACCCTGCAAGAAGCGGAGCGGTTGGTGAAAGAACTCATGGGGTTCCCGCTCCCGATCATTGCGTCGATCCACGGCGCCGCGGTGGGCTTGGGCTGCAGTCTCGCGTCTCTTTCGGACGTCGTGGTGATGGAGGAGAGCTCGTTCCTCGCGGATCCGCACGTCTCGGTTGGGCTCGTGGCGGGCGACGGAGGCGCGGTCGTATGGCCGCTCCTCATGAGCCTCCAGCGGGCGAAGTACTACTTGTTCTCCGGCGAGAGGATTCCTGCGTCGACGGCGAAGGAGATCGGGTTGGCGAACGAGGTCGTGCCGGATGGCACGGCTGGGACCCGCGCGATCGAGATCGCAACGGCGTTCGCACGCCAGCCGCGCCAGGCGCTCATGGACACGAAGCGAGCGGTGAATCTGCACCTGCAGCGTGCCGCCCAGGGGGTGCTCGAATTCTCCTTGGCGGCGGAGGCCGTCTCGAGCGGCTCAGAGGAGCACCGCAAGATCGTCCAAAAGATGCGCGAGAAGGCGAACCGAAAGAGCTGA
- a CDS encoding SDR family oxidoreductase, with protein sequence MSNLEKLFSIRGRTALVTGGTAGIGEMIARAYVEAGARVLIASRKADQCEAVAAELSKIGSCTGLPADLATEEGCRDLAARVTELAPKLDILVNNAGATWGAPIEEFPAKGWDRALDLNLKAPFYLVQSLLPALSAAGSKDAPARVINVGSGDGLVVPVTETYSYAASKAGLHHLTRVLAKNLAARHITVNALVPGPFPSRMMKQMLETRGDEIAAMSPLGRVGRPDDMAAAAIYLASPGAAWTTGVLLPVDGGINGALSPS encoded by the coding sequence ATGTCCAATCTCGAGAAGCTCTTCTCCATCCGCGGCCGCACGGCCCTCGTCACGGGCGGCACCGCCGGGATCGGCGAGATGATTGCCCGGGCCTATGTCGAAGCGGGAGCCCGAGTTCTCATCGCGTCGCGAAAAGCGGACCAATGCGAAGCCGTAGCTGCGGAACTGTCGAAGATCGGCAGCTGCACCGGACTCCCAGCCGATCTCGCCACCGAGGAAGGGTGCCGCGATCTCGCCGCGCGCGTCACGGAGCTTGCTCCGAAGCTCGACATCCTGGTGAACAACGCGGGCGCGACATGGGGCGCACCGATCGAGGAGTTCCCGGCAAAGGGATGGGACCGGGCGCTCGACCTGAACCTGAAAGCCCCATTCTATCTCGTGCAGTCGCTCCTACCAGCGCTTTCCGCAGCAGGGAGCAAGGACGCGCCTGCTCGGGTGATCAACGTAGGCTCGGGGGACGGCCTCGTCGTTCCCGTCACCGAGACCTACAGTTACGCGGCGAGCAAGGCCGGACTACACCACCTGACGCGCGTGCTCGCAAAGAACCTGGCCGCTCGTCACATCACGGTGAACGCCCTCGTCCCCGGGCCGTTCCCGAGCCGCATGATGAAACAGATGCTGGAGACGCGCGGCGACGAGATCGCGGCGATGTCACCGCTCGGCCGCGTCGGGCGACCGGACGACATGGCCGCCGCTGCGATCTACCTGGCCTCTCCCGGTGCCGCATGGACGACGGGTGTGCTGCTCCCCGTCGACGGCGGCATCAACGGAGCCCTCTCGCCCTCCTGA